From one Aquicella siphonis genomic stretch:
- the rnpA gene encoding ribonuclease P protein component has product MFGFSRTYRLAGKHDFQSVFANPNKTAHKYFLALSIPNQLQHARLGIVLSKHRLRLSVQRNRLRRLIRESFRHNKDVLKGVDVIILLRSECIPLESSKTIRKDIDTLWQKLKTS; this is encoded by the coding sequence ATGTTCGGGTTTTCGCGCACTTACAGACTGGCAGGAAAACACGACTTCCAGTCTGTGTTCGCCAATCCAAACAAAACCGCTCATAAATACTTTCTTGCCTTGTCTATCCCCAACCAGCTGCAACATGCGCGGCTAGGTATTGTCTTGTCCAAGCACAGGCTCAGGCTTTCCGTTCAGCGCAACCGGCTGCGCCGTCTCATTCGGGAAAGTTTCAGGCACAATAAAGATGTACTTAAGGGGGTCGATGTCATTATACTACTGCGTTCAGAATGTATCCCCTTGGAAAGCAGCAAGACCATACGAAAAGACATCGATACCTTATGGCAAAAGTTAAAAACTTCATAA
- the rpmH gene encoding 50S ribosomal protein L34 → MKRTFQPSVLKRKRTHGFRARMATKSGRAVLSARRAKGRARLCP, encoded by the coding sequence ATGAAAAGAACATTTCAACCCAGTGTTTTAAAAAGAAAGCGTACCCACGGATTTCGTGCCCGTATGGCGACCAAAAGTGGCCGTGCTGTATTAAGCGCCCGTCGCGCCAAAGGCCGCGCCAGACTCTGTCCGTAA
- the yidD gene encoding membrane protein insertion efficiency factor YidD yields the protein MYPLGKQQDHTKRHRYLMAKVKNFISSCLIAAIRVYRYAVSGLLGNCCRFEPTCSAYAMEAIKAYGVVKGSCLAARRVSRCHPWHPGGIDPVP from the coding sequence ATGTATCCCCTTGGAAAGCAGCAAGACCATACGAAAAGACATCGATACCTTATGGCAAAAGTTAAAAACTTCATAAGTAGCTGTTTAATAGCAGCAATTCGTGTTTATCGCTATGCGGTCAGCGGACTGTTGGGAAATTGCTGCCGCTTTGAACCCACGTGCTCGGCATATGCCATGGAAGCAATCAAGGCATACGGTGTGGTCAAGGGAAGCTGCCTCGCGGCACGGCGCGTTTCACGCTGTCATCCCTGGCATCCAGGTGGT